One window of the Dendropsophus ebraccatus isolate aDenEbr1 chromosome 12, aDenEbr1.pat, whole genome shotgun sequence genome contains the following:
- the LOC138769472 gene encoding nicotinamide N-methyltransferase-like, giving the protein MASHKHYCVHGFNSRQHLEHYFSDKPVFEEDFLIFPIENLTKLFLEGDIKGDVLIDLSAGSMIHHLYAACEFFKHIIILKVRDRCIMELKRWLNTRTGAFEWGHATKIHIDVEGKSAQLLDKEAKVREAAQHVAKCDLNKEKIMDPVVLPPADCIISVFLLDNSCKDQDDYIRYLRKFSELLKPGGHLILVGVVNMTYYTVGRDKFHGFTYDEDFARKALVGEGFVIGKCVTKEATGISDLVDHKGVIFIAARKEK; this is encoded by the exons ATGGCTTCCCATAAGCACTATTGTGTACATGGCTTCAATTCCAGACAACATCTGGAGCATTACTTTTCAGATAAACCTGTCTTTGAGGAAGATTTCTTGATATTTCCCATTGAAAACCTTACGAAATTGTTCTTAGAGG GTGACATAAAAGGAGATGTCCTGATTGACCTCAGCGCTGGTTCCATGATCCACCATCTCTATGCAGCCTGTGAATTTTTCAAACACATCATAATCCTCAAGGTCAGAGACAGATGCATTATGGAACTAAAAAGATGGCTGAACACACGGACAGGagcatttgaatggggacatgccACAAAGATTCATATAGACGTAGAAGGAAAGAG TGCCCAGTTACTGGACAAAGAAGCTAAAGTGAGAGAAGCGGCTCAACATGTTGCAAAATGTGACCTTAATAAAGAAAAAATCATGGATCCAGTGGTCTTACCGCCAGCGGATTGTATCATCAGTGTGTTTCTCCTAGATAATAGCTGTAAAGACCAAGATGATTATATCAGATATCTCAGGAAGTTCTCAGAATTGCTGAAACCTGGAGGTCACCTCATATTAGTTGGAGTTGTAAATATGACATATTACACAGTCGGGAGAGACAAGTTCCATGGTTTCACATATGATGAGGATTTTGCCAGGAAAGCTCTAGTTGGAGAAGGATTTGTCATTGGTAAATGTGTAACTAAGGAAGCGACAGGTATAAGTGACCTTGTTGACCATAAAGGCGTCATATTCATTGCAGCTCGCAAGGAgaagtag
- the LOC138769546 gene encoding nicotinamide N-methyltransferase-like produces the protein MDCSTYKRYHLHDFDSRGYLDHYFSDHSDMVFAEDSLKFPIEKLTKTFTRGHINGDVLIDMSVGSLVHHLYAACEFFKHIIVLKVNDRCIMELKRWLDSRTGAFHWRHATKHHVEIEGKRHQCEDKEDKVRSAAQHVVICDVEKENMTDPIVLPPADCIISAWFLDGVSKDKDDYVKYLRKFSRMLKPGGHLILIGSLDMTYYTVGKDRLHALKYDEDFARKALVGEGFVIDDCQVHKRTAVSDLIDYKALVFIVAHKEK, from the exons ATGGATTGCAGCACTTATAAGCGCTATCATTTACATGACTTTGATTCCAGAGGATATCTGGACCATTATTTTTCAGATCATTCTGACATGGTCTTTGCAGAGGATTCCTTAAAATTTCCTATTGAAAAACTTACAAAAACTTTTACACGGG GTCATATTAATGGAGACGTCCTGATTGACATGAGCGTTGGATCACTGGTTCATCATCTCTATGCGGCCTGTGAATTTTTCAAGCACATCATAGTGCTGAAGGTCAATGACAGATGCATCATGGAGCTGAAGAGATGGCTGGACTCACGGACAGGAGCCTTTCATTGGAGACATGCCACAAAACATCATGTAGAGATAGAAGGAAAGAG ACACCAGTGTGAGGATAAAGAAGATAAAGTGAGATCAGCCGCTCAACATGTAGTGATATGTGACGTTGAGAAGGAGAATATGACCGATCCGATAGTCTTACCACCAGCCGACTGTATCATCAGTGCTTGGTTTTTAGATGGTGTCAGCAAAGATAAAGATGATTACGTCAAATATCTGAGGAAGTTCTCAAGGATGTTGAAACCTGGCGGCCACCTCATATTAATAGGGTCTTTGGATATGACATATTACACAGTAGGGAAAGACAGGCTCCATGCTCTCAAATATGATGAGGATTTTGCCAGGAAAGCTCTAGTCGGGGAAGGATTTGTTATTGATGACTGTCAGGTTCACAAGAGAACGGCCGTGAGTGACCTCATTGACTATAAGGCCCTCGTATTCATTGTAGCTCACAAGGAGAAGTAG